GTGGTTCTATGTTGGGAGAGGGTTCACAAAAATgaattctttttcattttttaaggaaacaaaatgCGGCATCCATCAACTGCAAAGGTAAGGGTTGGCTTGGCAGCTGCCACACCATGTCCACCATTGCTTATGTAGTAAATTTTGGAGATCCTACCTAGAAGTACATTTCAGTGTAGTTCACTTAAACTGACGTATTGAACCCTCCATAGGTTATCACTCAACAAATTCAGTTCATGTGTGGCTATCTCACATATAGTTTTCCAATTTAAAGTGGATTCTTAAGACTTAAATCATCACTCACCTGGTGATTTTCTGCCACATATCTAATTACCAATCTCCCAATTGGGACTGTTAGTCCACAAAGAATCTGAAACAAAAGGGcaaccaaatttgaaaattgataTGAGGAAAATCTTTTAAGCAACAATGTGAAGACAAAATTGAAGTGCACTAAAACAAATTTTGACTAATGTTAATGTCAATGGCCCTCCAAAGTAAGCTTCTCCACTTCATGAGGTGATCTGTTAGCAATAATTTTGGCTTTGTCCAAGCCTACAAGCTAATAATAAAAGGAGTTAAAACACGCCTTAAAACTCACAATGCATGTGATTGGAAGTCCGCCAAAAAGACCAAGAACAAGCAAAGATGAATAGAGAACCACCACAGCAATTTTCACCACATCAGAGCCTGCTCTGGTACCCAGTCTAACCTGGAATAACATAGTGAGATGTGCATGATTAATTGATCCTTcagctttttcttttcaatgaaattttaatcATCATTATCACTGCACTAACCAAGGGGGACATTTTTCCAACTGCCATATCATCCTTTACCTGGAATACTCATCATAAGTTTAGTAGTAAAAGTACATGGAGAGGAAGGGAAGGAGGgaaaggagggaggagagggaggGAGACTACCTGATGAAAGTGGCTACAGAAGAGGATCAGACTTGTTGTTAAACCAACAAGAATTGATGCAGAAAGGACAGTGCCGGTAATTGGTAGCTCACTATCATTATACAGAATGAATTGCATAAGCAAAAGAATTTCCATGTAGTAATTGCAGGTAAACTATACAAGTAACTACCATGTCCTGCTCTGAAGCAAATAAAAGGCAGTTGTAGCAAATGGGCCAAATGCTGCAAAGCATAAGGGTTCTCCAAGTCCCTGGTAGCTTAGCCGAAATGGAGGGCACTGCAACAAAAGTTTTTGGAAGGACATGAGTTTTTGGACTTTCCCATGCACAGAACAGTTGACAGGCTATAAGAAAGAGAATTGCTCCAAGATTTATTGCTTAGAATTTGTTTAGTAGATGTCCCTCACTAAGAATATGGTGAGAGAGGGTGGGGAACCTGAGATGAACATGAAGGGGTATGAATTATAACGTCATGCAGTATCAACATAAGGTTTGCAGCTCTCCTGATTAGGGTGCTCCAGAAGTACTATAAGATGGTAAAGAGACCAAGAATTCCACATGGATGAAGTGGGTGCAGGTATGAGAACATAAAAGCACATGCATCACATAAAAAGTAAGCTAAAGCCAAGAAGACCCATTGTAATCTGTAGTGCTTCTGTAGAAACAGTTTACAGGCACAATAGCTTCCATATTTGCTTTTCAATTCCCACAAGCCTACTCCATCTTGATCCACCTTATGTTTATTCCAATATGAATTGTTTAATTTGATGCTAGTTTAACTGGTGCAGCAAGGGATATGCATGTGCTTTGGGATTATCTAATTTTGTGCAAATTGTACCACCTGGTATATGTACCCACAAGTGATTGCAGATGCCAGTAATAATATTGAGCGCACATTTCCTGCCTCCAAGGATGCCCAACTAAGCCCCATAAAACCCAGAATGAGTGATAAAACTGCAGCAACAAGGGTCCCTGTACGGCTTCCATCAAATAATACAGTTCCAATTAGCCAATTTAGAACAAAACTGTTTGGAGGAATGTAGAAGACAAACTCTAACGTGCCTCCCATGTTTGAAGAGTATTTAAATAGTTAATTATACTTTGTTTAATTTGACTCAATTGAGAAGCAAAAAGTAGCAAAGTCACTGGGGTAACAAGAATAAAACactaaacatgaaatcttacCTGCCCAGTATATTGACAACTGACTCTTTCTTGTTCTTATCTGCCCCTGTATCAAAGTCATAAACGTCGTTGCTGCCCATATTACACATATATAAATGAAGGGGTGAAAAGCAGTCAGCTGA
This portion of the Coffea arabica cultivar ET-39 chromosome 2e, Coffea Arabica ET-39 HiFi, whole genome shotgun sequence genome encodes:
- the LOC113731629 gene encoding 2-carboxy-1,4-naphthoquinone phytyltransferase, chloroplastic-like isoform X3, encoding MAATFCYPNGAFGLNKLNDHFLYRDNSTRFCPVPSLSGNIRRPWFCKCPKTCHQPSIMQLAVKQQRQQWKTFFQSTSDTIIEEEKDDTPRATIIWRAIKLPIYSVALIPLAVASAAAYLQTGLFSSGRFVVLLASSALIITWLNLSNDVYDFDTGADKNKKESVVNILGSRTGTLVAAVLSLILGFMGLSWASLEAGNVRSILLLASAITCGYIYQCPPFRLSYQGLGEPLCFAAFGPFATTAFYLLQSRTCELPITGTVLSASILVGLTTSLILFCSHFHQVKDDMAVGKMSPLVRLGTRAGSDVVKIAVVVLYSSLLVLGLFGGLPITCIILCGLTVPIGRLVIRYVAENHQDNTKIFMAKYYCVRLHTVFGAAFAAGLVAARMVAGSGILKRILP
- the LOC113731629 gene encoding 2-carboxy-1,4-naphthoquinone phytyltransferase, chloroplastic-like isoform X4, giving the protein MENIPHLYTILNKIYCRFCPVPSLSGNIRRPWFCKCPKTCHQPSIMQLAVKQQRQQWKTFFQSTSDTIIEEEKDDTPRATIIWRAIKLPIYSVALIPLAVASAAAYLQTGLFSSGRFVVLLASSALIITWLNLSNDVYDFDTGADKNKKESVVNILGSRTGTLVAAVLSLILGFMGLSWASLEAGNVRSILLLASAITCGYIYQCPPFRLSYQGLGEPLCFAAFGPFATTAFYLLQSRTCELPITGTVLSASILVGLTTSLILFCSHFHQVKDDMAVGKMSPLVRLGTRAGSDVVKIAVVVLYSSLLVLGLFGGLPITCIILCGLTVPIGRLVIRYVAENHQDNTKIFMAKYYCVRLHTVFGAAFAAGLVAARMVAGSGILKRILP